From the Nodularia sp. NIES-3585 genome, one window contains:
- the cax gene encoding calcium/proton exchanger has translation MSVKNTLFLVLLLFIPVSLAAHFLEWGELIVFITAGLAILPLAAWMGTATEEIAVVVGPSLGGLLNATFGNATELIIALVALNAGLVDVVKASITGSIISNLLLVMGFSMFLGGLRYKEQTFQSVVARMNASSMNLAVIAILLPTAMNYTSVGISEKVVQNLSLAVAVVLILVYGLTLLFSMKTHAYLYDVGVAEVEDEETPHTQPNMWLWSGVLLVCTLLVALESEMLVGSLEVATSQLGLTSLFTGVILVPIVGNAAEHATAVTVAMKNKMDLSISVAVGSSMQIALFVAPVLVIAGWILDKPMDLDFNPFELVAVAVSVLIANSISSDGESNWLEGVLLLAAYTVLGFAFYFHPVIDGIG, from the coding sequence ATGTCAGTTAAAAACACACTTTTCCTGGTTTTATTACTGTTTATTCCAGTTTCCCTAGCCGCCCACTTTCTGGAGTGGGGAGAGTTGATAGTTTTCATCACAGCTGGTTTAGCAATTCTGCCCTTAGCAGCCTGGATGGGTACAGCTACAGAAGAAATAGCTGTCGTAGTTGGCCCGTCATTGGGAGGATTACTCAACGCCACTTTTGGCAATGCCACAGAACTGATTATAGCTTTAGTTGCCCTGAATGCAGGCTTAGTGGATGTAGTCAAAGCCAGTATTACAGGTTCGATTATCAGCAACTTACTCCTGGTGATGGGTTTTTCCATGTTTTTGGGTGGACTGCGTTACAAGGAACAAACTTTTCAATCGGTTGTGGCGCGGATGAATGCTTCGTCTATGAATTTGGCGGTAATTGCGATTTTGTTGCCAACGGCGATGAATTACACTTCGGTAGGAATTAGCGAAAAAGTTGTACAAAATCTTTCTCTTGCAGTTGCAGTTGTGTTGATTCTGGTTTACGGACTGACGCTGCTATTTTCGATGAAAACTCACGCCTATTTATATGATGTGGGTGTTGCAGAGGTCGAAGATGAAGAGACACCTCATACTCAACCCAATATGTGGCTATGGAGTGGTGTCCTGCTAGTATGTACTCTTTTGGTGGCACTGGAATCAGAAATGTTGGTAGGTTCTTTGGAAGTAGCCACATCTCAACTAGGTTTGACATCACTGTTTACAGGGGTGATTTTGGTTCCCATAGTTGGTAATGCGGCTGAACACGCTACCGCAGTTACTGTGGCCATGAAGAATAAAATGGATCTCTCTATCTCGGTAGCTGTGGGATCAAGTATGCAGATTGCCCTATTTGTTGCGCCAGTTTTAGTAATAGCTGGGTGGATACTTGATAAACCGATGGATTTGGATTTCAACCCCTTTGAATTAGTAGCTGTGGCGGTGTCAGTTTTAATTGCTAATAGTATTAGTTCTGATGGTGAATCTAATTGGTTAGAAGGGGTGTTACTATTAGCTGCTTATACAGTTTTGGGGTTCGCTTTCTACTTCCATCCTGTAATTGATGGTATTGGCTAG